The region TGGCCGTCGTCTGTCTGCAGCTGGGCTGGATCGCTGGCGGTGAGCGATCCGTTCAGTGGTCTGACGGATGCAGGGGGCGAGGTGTCGAGAGTCTGGCCCTGGCATGCGGCCAGTACCGCAGCCGCCGCGGCTGCCATGGCCGCCGTTGCGGGGAACCACGCACGCACGGTCGTGCTCGTTGCAAATCCTCAACCAGCGAACATACCTCGCCATTCGTGAACGTCTGCCGCGTCGCAGGTGAGGATGGTGACGGACGCCGGCGGCACTTCCACATCCGGCCAGCGCTCGAGCGGCAGCTTGCGCGCGGCGAGCACGGCGTAGCGGATCAGTTCTGCGTGCGTGACGACGACGATCGTGCGGCCGGGGTGGCGCGCGTGCAGGCCGTGCAGAGATCCGGCGCGCGACGACCAAGCCGGTCTGGATCTCGGAAGTCGGCGTGTCGACATTCGGCGCGGAGGAAGTGCAGCAGTTCGGCCTGCGCCGCACGGCGGAGCTGCTAAGGGGGGCGCAGCCCCCGCATCCACTGGTACAGCTTGTACGATCTGCCGCGCGCCTGGCCGGCGACGACGCGGCATCGCGAGGCGGAGGGCTCGTCGTACTACCGGCACTTCTACATAGGGCTCCTGCGCGAGGACGGGACCCCGAAGCTCGCGTTGCGGGGTTTCGCCGGGTGCACGCCCGAGTTCGGCCTCTGCCAGTGGTTCCACTTCGAGGATCACCGCCTCGACCACGCGGTCCGCACGATGGGCGACCTGGGTGTAACCTACATGAGGACGGGATTGAGCTGGGCCGACAGTCTGCGTCCGGGCGCGCACACGTGGTTCGACCGTCAGATGCGCGCGCTGGAGGCGTTCGACGTCACGCTCACGTTCTGTTTCACCCCCGAATCGGAGGGTGTGCGGCCCGATCACACCAGCCCGCCGCGCGACGTCGGACGCTTCGCCGACTTCTGCGCCGCGCAGGTGCGGCGCTACGCGTGAGGCACTCATGACCCACGACATCATCGTGATGGGAGCATCGGCCGGCGGCGTCGAGGCGCTCAGCCGCGTCGTCAGCGAGTTGCCGCGC is a window of Vicinamibacterales bacterium DNA encoding:
- a CDS encoding histidine phosphatase family protein; translation: MSTRRLPRSRPAWSSRAGSLHGLHARHPGRTIVVVTHAELIRYAVLAARKLPLERWPDVEVPPASVTILTCDAADVHEWRGMFAG